The Sulfurihydrogenibium sp. YO3AOP1 genome has a window encoding:
- a CDS encoding Rpn family recombination-promoting nuclease/putative transposase, with translation MENIQPHDWFFKQIFSNPKSVKTVLDIFAPDLAEEVQQLNIVNTEKFSKKSKKFMLDLLYTCKVKDQEAFIRLIFEHKSYIDYDLPSQLLHYNAVIWQETAKEKQYYPPIINIVFYHGERKWNISTSLPVLSSKNLEKYSLKLNYLLIDLNQISDEDLKNRLYQDVCTISALLVMKHIFKDIQNFKPIFKLMIEYKSDCLYLAFDYIVLVKKDIEKVEEVLKEVAGGDEKMMTLTEKWKMEGKLEGKLEGKLEAKMEDLIKLTQLKFGVIPESLEKIIKQCKEIEELDKIFTKVALAKSIEELENIK, from the coding sequence ATGGAAAATATCCAGCCACATGATTGGTTTTTTAAGCAAATATTTTCCAATCCAAAAAGCGTGAAAACTGTTTTAGATATATTTGCTCCAGATTTAGCAGAAGAAGTACAGCAGCTTAACATAGTAAACACAGAAAAATTTTCTAAAAAATCTAAAAAGTTTATGCTTGATTTGTTATACACATGTAAAGTTAAAGACCAAGAAGCATTTATTAGACTGATTTTTGAGCATAAATCTTACATAGATTATGACTTACCATCTCAATTATTGCACTACAACGCAGTAATATGGCAAGAAACAGCAAAAGAAAAACAATACTACCCACCAATCATTAACATAGTTTTCTATCACGGAGAAAGAAAATGGAATATATCTACAAGTCTGCCTGTTTTAAGCAGTAAAAATTTAGAAAAATACAGCTTGAAGTTAAACTACCTGCTTATAGATTTAAATCAAATATCAGATGAAGATTTGAAAAACAGACTATATCAAGATGTATGCACAATTTCAGCATTACTTGTTATGAAGCATATCTTTAAGGATATCCAAAACTTTAAACCGATTTTTAAGTTAATGATTGAATATAAATCAGATTGTCTGTATTTAGCTTTTGACTACATTGTATTAGTAAAAAAGGATATTGAAAAAGTAGAAGAAGTTTTAAAAGAAGTAGCCGGAGGTGATGAAAAAATGATGACTTTAACAGAAAAATGGAAAATGGAAGGAAAATTAGAAGGAAAATTGGAAGGTAAATTAGAAGCTAAAATGGAAGATTTAATAAAATTAACTCAACTAAAATTTGGAGTTATTCCAGAGAGTTTAGAAAAAATAATAAAACAGTGTAAAGAGATAGAAGAGTTAGACAAAATTTTTACAAAAGTAGCTTTAGCTAAAAGTATTGAGGAGTTAGAAAATATTAAATGA
- a CDS encoding glycosyltransferase family 4 protein, whose translation MKILHFAYDHINNYWFGGGVAVRAFEIYKRLSEKGHKVTVICGNYPGATDYKVNENFEFKFLGSSKNYVLSIFSYAYEGNKFLRKYFNDYDIVVEDFVPWYPIFSYRFQAEKPIVLQLQVFLGSYILKKYNILGVPFFLLEKKYPRKFKNIITVSESLNEKFGLKGKVISNGVDFVDEELKIGQYVLFLGRLDINQKGIDLIIEVFKRLENIKLVVAGDGKDKDNFLRMIQNISNIEYIGRVAGKTKLDLIKNAKFLIMPSRFEGQGIVALESASMGKSVIVSDIPELRYVVENGFGISFKNEDIEDFKEKIDYLWNNEDLILKMGKKGIEYAKKFTWDKIASEFEDYLLRVLSYHA comes from the coding sequence ATGAAAATTCTTCATTTTGCTTATGATCATATTAATAATTATTGGTTTGGTGGTGGAGTAGCAGTTAGAGCTTTTGAGATTTATAAAAGGCTTTCTGAAAAGGGACATAAAGTTACTGTTATATGCGGAAACTATCCTGGCGCAACAGATTATAAAGTGAATGAAAATTTTGAATTTAAGTTTTTAGGTTCTTCTAAAAATTATGTTTTAAGCATATTTTCATATGCTTATGAGGGGAATAAATTTTTAAGAAAATATTTCAACGATTATGATATAGTTGTTGAAGATTTTGTTCCTTGGTATCCTATATTCTCATATAGATTCCAAGCTGAAAAACCTATTGTCCTACAGCTTCAAGTTTTTCTAGGATCTTATATTTTGAAAAAATACAATATATTGGGCGTCCCATTTTTTCTTTTAGAAAAAAAATATCCACGCAAATTTAAAAATATAATTACCGTGTCTGAAAGCTTGAATGAAAAGTTTGGGCTCAAGGGAAAGGTGATCTCAAATGGAGTAGATTTTGTTGATGAAGAATTAAAAATAGGTCAATATGTATTATTTTTAGGAAGATTAGATATAAATCAAAAGGGTATTGATTTGATTATAGAAGTATTTAAAAGATTAGAAAATATAAAACTTGTAGTGGCTGGAGATGGCAAAGATAAAGATAACTTTTTAAGAATGATACAAAATATTTCTAATATTGAATACATTGGTAGAGTTGCAGGAAAAACAAAGTTAGATTTGATAAAAAATGCTAAATTTTTAATAATGCCTTCTCGGTTTGAAGGACAGGGAATTGTTGCATTAGAATCTGCATCTATGGGAAAGTCTGTGATAGTCTCAGACATCCCAGAGCTTAGATATGTTGTAGAAAATGGATTTGGAATAAGCTTTAAAAATGAAGATATAGAAGACTTTAAAGAAAAAATAGACTATCTTTGGAATAATGAAGATTTAATTTTAAAAATGGGAAAAAAAGGTATAGAATATGCTAAAAAGTTTACATGGGACAAAATAGCCTCTGAGTTTGAAGATTATTTACTTAGAGTTTTAAGCTATCATGCTTAA
- a CDS encoding class I SAM-dependent methyltransferase has protein sequence MGKYKGYQDYLTKEKERGLKKYVKSFALKNDFLYKLFMRLTNIPVKKLSSVPNIKNADKILDVGCGTGNIIDYISRFLNPKAKFYCLDLDKNPLLSEKIEFLRCDVDIETFPFSDNEFDVVISSFVIEHLKNPQNLFSETFRTLKSGGYFYCVTEYYTSVFCPDGYNFYQDPTHVRPWTKKSLSTLAEMSGFEVHEVGIIRWWEYLPLLPIFPILNLLTPSNFSFIPCEILGKIVYIIAKKP, from the coding sequence TTGGGAAAGTATAAAGGATATCAAGATTATTTAACCAAAGAAAAAGAAAGAGGTTTAAAAAAGTACGTTAAAAGTTTTGCACTTAAAAATGACTTTCTTTATAAATTATTTATGAGACTAACAAATATACCGGTAAAAAAGTTATCTTCTGTTCCAAACATAAAAAATGCAGATAAAATTTTAGATGTAGGCTGCGGTACAGGCAATATTATTGATTATATAAGTAGATTCTTAAACCCTAAAGCAAAATTCTACTGCTTAGATTTAGATAAAAATCCTTTACTTTCTGAGAAAATAGAATTTTTAAGATGTGATGTGGATATTGAGACTTTTCCTTTTAGTGATAATGAGTTTGATGTCGTTATATCTTCTTTTGTTATAGAGCATTTAAAAAATCCACAAAATCTTTTTTCAGAGACTTTTAGAACATTAAAAAGTGGCGGTTATTTTTATTGTGTTACTGAGTATTATACATCTGTTTTTTGCCCTGATGGCTATAATTTTTATCAGGATCCAACTCATGTAAGACCTTGGACCAAAAAAAGTTTATCTACTTTAGCAGAAATGAGTGGATTTGAGGTTCATGAAGTTGGAATTATTAGATGGTGGGAATATTTACCTTTGTTGCCAATTTTTCCTATTCTTAATTTACTGACTCCAAGCAATTTTTCTTTTATTCCCTGTGAAATCTTAGGAAAAATAGTCTATATAATAGCTAAAAAACCATGA
- a CDS encoding sugar phosphate nucleotidyltransferase, whose protein sequence is MKAVVMAGGFGTRIQPLTNSIPKPMLPILNKPMMEHIIKKLKSVGITEIVVLLYFKPEVIQNYFKDGSDFGIKINYVLPDDDYGTAGAVKKAQKYLDERFIVVSGDLVTDFDFKEIIGFHDAVNSKLTITLTSVEDPLQFGVVITDKDGKILRFLEKPGWGEVFSDTINTGIYVIEPEILDYIPDNIPFDFSKDLFPKLMKEGITLYGYNAKGYWRDVGNPESYREVNKDILKEKVKIDFEGEKLVYPSGVLYTKTKDLPASLEIVGKVVLDENVKLEENIILENVVVGKNCHIGKNTYIKDSVLWWDVKIGSNCKFLNSVICNNNIIENNVRAEHGVIIAEGCEIKDNVAFEKDVIIWPNKLIEEGAIISSNLIWGDKWKSSLFEGGKVSGRTNIELSNEMAAKLAASFGSILPLGKTILMSRDYHRASRMLKRSFLGGLLGSGLNVIDLKLMPLPVMRFLLSNTDAIGGVHFRQSPENPTITEILFYDNDGLLIDTNTEKFIERIFFRESFRRVNYNEIGEIKDEPLPLKSYKEKFLSLIDQESIKSHKFKIITDLLNGSTSIIYPDIVNTIGIENIILNAYFDEKKLSQISTLHKKSAEEISKMVNVLSADIGFVMYPNGQRVVIISDNGEILDNETAILIILYLIDKTVNRQVKVYLPVYVPEVMDEMFENIIVERGKTIGLKSNFLKDYYFFGNLEGNYTFTEMSYSFDGMFASIKILEMLSKTKQKISDIQKIIPNHYFEHKVVSCPINLKGKMMRKFTEEAIGKDASFVDGVKIFIDKKTWILMLPDQYADSLHLYVNSDKEEKAKAVLNEYIDKINKWME, encoded by the coding sequence ATGAAAGCAGTTGTTATGGCAGGTGGATTTGGTACAAGAATACAACCATTAACAAACAGCATTCCAAAACCGATGCTTCCAATCCTTAACAAACCAATGATGGAGCATATTATCAAAAAACTCAAATCTGTTGGCATCACTGAAATCGTTGTCTTATTATACTTTAAGCCAGAAGTTATCCAGAACTACTTTAAAGATGGCTCTGACTTTGGAATTAAAATAAACTATGTGCTGCCGGATGATGATTACGGAACAGCTGGGGCTGTAAAAAAAGCCCAAAAGTATCTTGATGAAAGGTTTATCGTAGTAAGTGGGGATTTAGTTACAGATTTTGATTTTAAAGAAATAATCGGATTTCATGATGCTGTTAACTCTAAATTAACAATCACTTTAACATCTGTTGAAGACCCGCTGCAGTTTGGAGTAGTAATTACAGATAAAGATGGAAAAATTCTTAGATTTTTAGAAAAGCCAGGATGGGGAGAGGTTTTTAGCGACACGATAAACACCGGTATTTATGTAATTGAACCAGAGATATTAGATTATATTCCGGATAATATTCCGTTTGATTTTAGTAAAGACCTATTTCCTAAGCTTATGAAAGAAGGAATCACACTTTACGGATATAATGCGAAAGGCTATTGGAGAGATGTTGGAAATCCGGAGAGTTATAGAGAAGTAAATAAAGATATTTTAAAAGAAAAGGTAAAGATAGATTTTGAAGGCGAAAAACTCGTTTATCCATCCGGTGTTTTATATACAAAAACAAAAGATTTACCGGCAAGTTTAGAAATCGTTGGTAAAGTTGTATTAGATGAAAATGTAAAATTAGAAGAAAATATCATACTTGAAAATGTAGTCGTTGGCAAAAACTGTCATATAGGAAAAAATACATACATTAAAGACAGTGTTTTATGGTGGGATGTTAAAATTGGCAGTAACTGCAAATTTTTAAACTCTGTTATCTGTAATAATAACATTATAGAAAACAATGTAAGAGCCGAGCATGGAGTCATCATAGCAGAAGGTTGTGAGATAAAAGATAATGTAGCATTTGAGAAAGATGTTATTATTTGGCCAAACAAACTCATTGAAGAAGGCGCTATTATTAGTAGCAATCTTATTTGGGGTGATAAATGGAAATCTTCATTGTTTGAAGGTGGTAAAGTCTCCGGAAGAACCAATATTGAGCTTTCTAATGAAATGGCAGCCAAGCTTGCTGCAAGCTTTGGGTCTATATTACCACTTGGAAAGACAATTTTAATGTCAAGAGATTATCATAGGGCTTCAAGAATGTTAAAAAGGTCTTTCCTTGGTGGACTGCTTGGTTCAGGTTTAAACGTTATAGATTTAAAACTTATGCCACTTCCAGTTATGAGATTTTTACTATCAAATACCGATGCGATCGGTGGAGTACATTTCAGACAATCTCCAGAAAATCCAACAATCACAGAGATTTTATTCTACGACAACGACGGGCTTTTGATAGACACAAATACAGAAAAATTCATAGAAAGAATATTCTTTAGAGAAAGTTTTAGAAGAGTAAATTATAATGAAATAGGAGAAATCAAAGATGAACCACTGCCATTAAAATCCTACAAAGAAAAATTTTTATCATTGATAGACCAAGAGAGCATTAAAAGTCATAAATTTAAAATCATTACAGACCTGCTAAATGGTTCTACTTCCATTATATATCCAGATATAGTAAATACAATCGGAATAGAAAACATTATTCTAAATGCTTATTTTGATGAGAAAAAATTGTCTCAAATCTCAACTCTTCATAAAAAATCCGCTGAAGAAATCTCGAAAATGGTCAATGTATTATCTGCTGATATAGGATTTGTAATGTATCCAAACGGTCAAAGAGTAGTAATCATATCAGATAATGGTGAAATTTTAGACAATGAAACAGCTATTTTGATAATACTCTATTTGATAGATAAAACAGTCAATAGACAAGTTAAAGTTTACTTACCTGTCTACGTTCCTGAAGTTATGGATGAGATGTTTGAAAATATAATCGTAGAAAGGGGTAAAACTATCGGTCTAAAATCTAACTTTTTAAAAGATTATTACTTCTTTGGAAATCTTGAAGGAAATTATACATTTACAGAAATGTCTTATAGCTTTGATGGTATGTTTGCATCTATTAAAATTCTTGAGATGTTAAGCAAGACAAAACAAAAAATATCAGATATACAGAAAATTATTCCAAACCATTATTTTGAGCATAAAGTTGTATCTTGTCCTATTAATCTAAAAGGAAAGATGATGAGAAAATTCACAGAAGAAGCGATAGGAAAAGATGCATCTTTTGTTGATGGTGTTAAAATCTTTATAGATAAGAAAACTTGGATATTAATGCTTCCAGACCAGTATGCAGATAGTTTACATCTATATGTCAATTCTGACAAAGAAGAGAAAGCAAAAGCTGTTTTAAATGAGTATATCGACAAGATAAACAAATGGATGGAATAG
- a CDS encoding oligosaccharide flippase family protein — protein sequence MLKHFSYLSLMFFYVNILGYIFHFIASRKLGPELYGEFMVLYSLMLTVGFLSNIYPTLTIKAVLENKEQKYEILRFIRIIAGLTGLIFFIGLIISLPFIQSFFKITHKLAIIIVGLVWLVVFILSVEKGFLQAQEKFKEYSFLNAFGLTFRLIIAVFLIEIGLNIYGAVGSSLFAELLVLIIVLFINKNLFGKIKKIPIKDIFKTSFLSVPVGLFVYADDLFIKRVFDPTTAGLYASASILGKALIWFCMTLFSVIFVKLTEDKTNYRKYLLYSLGLFLAINLIAFVGTLILGKPIFLMLFGSKFLDAYQYLPFYILAIVPLIFNLVIFTSNITLERFKALVIVNLVLYYVGFILINFHDVYQYILYIFLFHFISFMINLYFFLKKYQDTQKI from the coding sequence ATGCTTAAACATTTTAGCTATTTATCTTTGATGTTTTTCTACGTAAACATTCTTGGCTACATATTCCATTTTATTGCAAGTAGAAAGCTTGGTCCGGAGCTATATGGCGAGTTTATGGTTTTATACTCCCTCATGCTTACAGTTGGTTTTCTATCTAATATCTATCCAACTTTAACCATAAAAGCCGTTTTAGAAAATAAAGAACAAAAGTATGAGATTTTAAGATTTATCAGAATTATAGCCGGTTTAACAGGGTTAATATTCTTCATTGGATTAATAATATCTTTACCCTTTATACAATCTTTTTTTAAAATAACTCATAAGCTTGCAATCATAATAGTTGGGTTGGTTTGGTTAGTTGTTTTTATTTTAAGTGTAGAAAAGGGCTTTTTGCAAGCTCAAGAAAAGTTTAAAGAATATTCATTTTTAAATGCATTTGGATTAACATTTCGCCTAATAATAGCTGTTTTTTTAATAGAAATAGGATTAAATATTTACGGTGCTGTTGGTTCGTCATTGTTTGCTGAATTGTTAGTGCTTATAATTGTGTTGTTTATCAATAAAAATTTGTTTGGAAAGATAAAAAAAATTCCAATTAAAGATATTTTTAAAACATCTTTCTTGTCCGTTCCGGTTGGACTGTTTGTTTATGCGGATGACCTTTTTATCAAAAGAGTTTTTGACCCGACAACTGCTGGTTTGTATGCATCTGCATCCATACTTGGAAAAGCTTTAATCTGGTTTTGTATGACTTTATTTTCAGTAATCTTTGTTAAGCTGACAGAAGACAAAACTAACTATAGAAAGTATCTACTTTACTCACTTGGATTATTCTTAGCTATAAATCTGATAGCTTTTGTTGGAACTTTGATTTTAGGAAAACCTATTTTTCTTATGCTTTTTGGGAGTAAATTTTTAGATGCTTACCAATATTTACCCTTTTATATATTAGCTATCGTACCTTTAATATTTAACTTAGTAATCTTTACATCAAACATAACTTTGGAAAGATTTAAAGCTTTAGTAATTGTAAATTTGGTTTTATACTACGTTGGATTTATTCTGATAAACTTTCACGATGTTTATCAATACATTCTATACATATTTTTGTTCCACTTTATCTCTTTCATGATTAATCTTTATTTCTTTTTAAAGAAATACCAAGATACTCAAAAGATATAA
- a CDS encoding glycoside hydrolase family 57 protein has product MKKLYLCFLWHMHQPWYIDPFTQEFEMPWVFLHAIKDYYEMPWLVSRYKKIKATFNLVPSLIKQLQIYSENPSSCKFLNLLKKDANKISNTEKDYLLTILFNTNLTTMIKPIPRYFQIHQKYMTTQNLTNQDFLDLQVLFLLSWTGNYLRENNHYIKTLLEKGKNFTQAEKEKLTNVLLDFLKEIIPYYKKLESEGKIEITTTPYYHPILPLLLNIESAKESKPDISLPKITANFKEDAVYHLNAALDEYQSIFDKKPNGLWPAEGSLSNQTLDLFIEHKIKWTATDEDVLYNVAGKRDKYKIYKYKDIYIFFRDKYLSDSIGFRYQNMNEKNAVDDFISHLRSIYNSSQHCQVVSVILDGENAWEFYKNNGKDFFNRLYFEISHQKWIECITFSEVLEKNVEIENLESIKAGSWIYGNFTTWVGHPEKNTAWEYLSETRNFLESEKENDLYKKAIEYIYIAEGSDWFWWYGDDHFTIYADKFDLLFRSNLMKVYDVLGKKPPAKLSKPIKQTFKQPIIKKPKNYITPTIDGKITNYFEWLFSGEIDLTFDLSSMNTEILLNKLYYGYDKENFYLRFDGSVNQIKNDILRLNFITDKEISFSIPISNEKYTDENGVEAACEKIIEIKIPLNLLNEKKFEFYIEILKDSRLLQKLPVYSIIMLDISENFDYDWMV; this is encoded by the coding sequence ATGAAAAAACTATACCTCTGTTTTTTATGGCATATGCACCAACCTTGGTATATAGACCCATTTACCCAAGAATTTGAAATGCCATGGGTGTTTTTACACGCAATAAAAGACTACTACGAAATGCCATGGCTTGTTTCAAGATACAAAAAAATAAAAGCAACGTTTAACTTAGTTCCTTCTTTAATAAAACAACTTCAAATATATTCAGAAAATCCTTCAAGCTGTAAATTCTTAAACTTATTGAAGAAGGATGCAAATAAGATTTCTAATACTGAAAAAGATTATCTTCTAACAATACTTTTCAATACAAATCTTACCACTATGATAAAGCCAATTCCAAGATACTTTCAGATTCATCAAAAGTATATGACTACTCAAAACTTAACCAATCAAGATTTTTTAGATTTGCAAGTTCTTTTTTTGCTATCTTGGACAGGTAATTATCTTAGAGAAAATAATCATTATATAAAAACTCTTTTAGAAAAAGGAAAAAATTTTACTCAAGCAGAAAAAGAAAAGCTTACAAATGTTCTATTAGACTTTTTAAAAGAAATCATTCCATATTACAAAAAACTCGAAAGCGAAGGAAAGATTGAGATTACCACAACGCCGTATTACCATCCAATCTTACCTTTACTTTTAAACATAGAATCAGCCAAAGAATCTAAACCTGACATCTCTCTACCTAAGATTACAGCAAACTTTAAAGAAGATGCAGTTTATCACCTCAACGCAGCTTTAGATGAGTATCAAAGTATTTTTGATAAAAAACCAAATGGACTTTGGCCGGCCGAAGGTTCTTTATCAAATCAAACATTAGATTTATTTATAGAGCATAAAATAAAATGGACAGCAACAGATGAAGATGTGCTTTACAACGTGGCAGGAAAAAGAGATAAGTATAAAATTTACAAGTATAAAGATATTTACATTTTTTTTAGAGATAAATATTTAAGTGATAGCATAGGATTTAGATATCAAAACATGAACGAAAAAAATGCGGTGGATGATTTTATATCTCATTTAAGGTCAATCTATAATTCTTCTCAGCACTGTCAAGTTGTAAGTGTGATTCTTGATGGAGAAAATGCTTGGGAGTTTTATAAAAACAATGGTAAAGATTTCTTCAATAGATTGTACTTTGAAATTTCCCACCAAAAGTGGATAGAATGTATTACATTTTCAGAAGTCTTAGAGAAAAATGTAGAAATTGAAAATTTAGAATCAATAAAAGCCGGTAGTTGGATATACGGAAATTTTACAACATGGGTAGGACACCCGGAGAAAAACACAGCATGGGAGTACCTATCAGAAACAAGAAACTTTTTAGAATCAGAAAAAGAAAATGATTTATATAAAAAGGCAATAGAATATATCTACATAGCAGAAGGGAGCGATTGGTTTTGGTGGTATGGAGATGACCATTTTACCATCTACGCAGACAAATTTGACCTTTTATTTAGGTCTAATCTAATGAAAGTTTATGATGTTCTTGGTAAAAAGCCACCGGCTAAGCTAAGCAAACCTATAAAACAAACATTCAAACAACCTATTATAAAAAAGCCGAAAAACTACATCACACCGACAATTGATGGAAAGATTACAAACTATTTTGAATGGTTGTTTTCAGGAGAGATAGACCTAACCTTTGATTTATCATCTATGAACACAGAGATTTTATTAAATAAACTTTACTATGGCTATGATAAAGAAAACTTTTATCTTAGATTTGATGGCAGTGTTAATCAGATAAAAAATGATATATTAAGACTAAATTTCATCACAGATAAAGAAATTTCATTTTCCATCCCGATTTCAAATGAAAAGTATACAGATGAAAACGGCGTTGAAGCTGCATGCGAAAAAATAATTGAAATTAAAATACCTTTAAATCTTTTAAACGAGAAAAAGTTTGAGTTTTATATAGAAATCTTGAAAGATTCTCGGCTTTTACAGAAGCTGCCTGTTTACAGTATAATTATGTTAGATATATCAGAAAATTTTGATTATGATTGGATGGTGTAA
- the dapC gene encoding succinyldiaminopimelate transaminase: MNKAIKNLKNYPMEELNKIKASLKERGIKIYDFGTGDPKEPTPEIIRNAIKNAIPEVSQYPSVAGRKELRDTISKWFENRFSVKLNSDTQIIPSAGSKEAIFHFPLVFIDPEEDKKRVIFGTPAYPVYERGTLYAGGIPTPIKLKEEDGFLLRLDKIDKEILKETKIVWINYPHNPTGAVAPASYFEETIKICQEYNIILCSDECYTEIYFEEKPHSALQFGMDNVVVFHSLSKRSGMTGYRSGFVAGDEKIISFYKKERANFGVASPDFIQMAAKTAWEDESHVIERNKIFREKRDLFLEFLNKKGFEYLYPKATFYIWIKAPNGISSKDYAKILLENGIIVSIGENFCSSTEINEGTCESQYFRIALVPTIEECKEALKIWESI, from the coding sequence ATGAACAAGGCAATAAAAAATCTTAAAAATTATCCTATGGAAGAGTTAAATAAAATTAAAGCATCGCTAAAAGAAAGAGGAATAAAAATTTATGATTTTGGAACAGGTGACCCAAAAGAACCAACGCCAGAAATAATAAGAAATGCAATTAAAAATGCAATTCCGGAAGTTAGCCAGTATCCATCAGTTGCCGGAAGAAAAGAACTAAGAGATACAATTTCAAAATGGTTTGAAAATAGATTTTCTGTAAAACTAAATTCAGATACGCAAATAATACCATCGGCAGGCTCCAAGGAAGCAATTTTTCATTTTCCGTTGGTTTTTATAGACCCGGAGGAAGATAAAAAAAGAGTCATCTTTGGAACGCCGGCATATCCAGTATACGAAAGAGGAACGTTGTATGCAGGAGGGATTCCAACGCCTATAAAACTAAAAGAAGAAGACGGTTTTTTACTCAGACTTGATAAAATTGATAAAGAAATACTAAAAGAGACAAAGATTGTATGGATAAACTATCCACACAACCCAACCGGAGCAGTAGCACCTGCAAGCTATTTTGAAGAAACTATAAAAATTTGTCAAGAATATAATATTATTTTATGTTCTGATGAATGTTATACAGAAATATATTTTGAAGAAAAACCACATTCAGCTTTACAATTTGGCATGGATAATGTTGTAGTTTTTCATTCTTTATCAAAAAGAAGTGGTATGACTGGTTACAGGTCTGGGTTTGTTGCCGGAGATGAAAAGATTATAAGCTTTTATAAAAAAGAAAGGGCAAATTTTGGCGTTGCAAGTCCAGATTTTATTCAAATGGCAGCTAAGACAGCATGGGAAGACGAAAGCCATGTAATTGAAAGAAACAAAATTTTTAGAGAGAAGAGAGATTTATTTTTAGAATTCTTAAATAAAAAAGGTTTTGAATATCTGTATCCAAAAGCCACTTTTTATATTTGGATTAAAGCTCCAAACGGAATCTCTTCAAAAGATTATGCAAAGATTTTGTTAGAAAATGGTATTATAGTTTCTATCGGAGAAAATTTCTGTAGTAGCACAGAGATAAACGAAGGAACCTGCGAAAGTCAATATTTTAGAATTGCATTAGTTCCAACCATTGAAGAATGTAAAGAAGCGTTAAAAATTTGGGAGAGTATATAA
- a CDS encoding polyprenol monophosphomannose synthase encodes MKSLVVLPTYNEAENIDKILERLTKYDFLDFLDILVVDDNGADGTREKVYQWIKNNPKIHILERPGKLGLGTAYVDGFKWGLKRDYEAFFEMDADLSHNPDDIPRFIEALKNGCDVVIGSRYMNNTISVVGWDFKRLLLSKFANWYATTILGLKHLTDITSGYRVYSRKCLEAVGLDKIKSNGYAFQIEMVYRCFKKGCKIGEIPIIFYERNGGSSKMSKKIALEAAIMVWRLKFGKV; translated from the coding sequence ATGAAATCATTAGTGGTTTTACCAACTTATAACGAGGCTGAGAATATAGATAAAATCTTAGAAAGATTAACAAAGTATGATTTTTTAGATTTTTTAGATATTTTAGTAGTTGATGATAACGGGGCAGATGGAACAAGAGAAAAAGTTTATCAGTGGATAAAAAATAATCCAAAGATACATATTTTAGAAAGACCGGGAAAGCTTGGACTTGGTACAGCTTACGTAGACGGTTTTAAATGGGGATTAAAAAGAGATTATGAAGCATTTTTTGAAATGGATGCAGATTTATCACATAATCCTGACGATATTCCAAGGTTTATAGAAGCTTTAAAAAATGGCTGTGATGTTGTGATTGGCTCAAGATATATGAATAATACTATAAGCGTTGTTGGGTGGGATTTTAAAAGACTTTTACTTTCTAAGTTTGCCAATTGGTATGCTACTACAATTCTTGGACTGAAACATCTTACAGATATAACAAGTGGATATAGAGTTTATAGTAGAAAATGCTTAGAAGCTGTAGGTTTAGATAAGATTAAATCTAATGGATACGCTTTTCAAATTGAGATGGTTTACAGATGTTTTAAAAAAGGTTGTAAGATTGGAGAAATTCCGATCATCTTTTATGAAAGAAATGGTGGGTCTTCTAAAATGAGCAAAAAAATAGCATTAGAGGCTGCTATCATGGTATGGAGGCTGAAGTTTGGGAAAGTATAA